Proteins encoded by one window of Cloeon dipterum chromosome 2, ieCloDipt1.1, whole genome shotgun sequence:
- the LOC135936674 gene encoding transmembrane protease serine 9-like isoform X4, translating into MDDLKSFQEFYGFLITEETVLVFRNPMDIEIIENYRLYAGPCDSGSNEGNCKFGRGLLNQKVQSRNVVGDALEVWKIENVTITQYLKPICLWNSNNLQDSSYDSFVFTQADRKLKTATLLPRAPLARCSMDWKRGRIRNRYTVYRILPKLDNMQSTDYKDSEFGAKESYEGCGKVDWERRGGRQRRDGLPIPYVHHGTNAPIEENPWHVSLTINMPTTDTLYDACGGTLVSKRVIVTAAHCMYGPTGTRYEPEWLEITLGMYDVRDNTENGRQIVQAASVVIHPGYNNDRKDWQHDLALIILDEKGNNSIQLSDRVKPVCLWNSDYDFDKIVGKDGKVTGFGLTKDYLQATILQKAFLRIVSHNECFFSNKRFFSKHLRPTQNFCAGYPLTGTNVCVGDSGGGLLIGDATSISDKRFYLRGVVSFGPSRTMEINNDTKHVCNTNQFSLFVDITSYIEWIVQNSPDISLRHGIGLNGMKKIVALMAPIPKLATKIEFGAEESYEGCGKVTWTRRRGRRRRDDLPISLMHHGTNAPIEENPWHVSLTINFPTTDPLFDICGGTLVSKRVIVTAAHCMYSPTGTRYETEWLEITLGMYDIEDTTRNRSQTVKAASVVIHPGYHSDRNDWQDDLALIILDEKGNESIKLSGRVRPACLWNSDYDFDKIAGQDGKVVGYGLTANHSQETLILQKAIVRIASKNECFLSNKEFFSKYLRPTQNFCAAFHYNGTKVCNGDRGGGLLIANDTSSSSDKRFYLRGVLSFGPSQIKRIYNVHERVCEPNQFSLFVDITSYIEWIVQNSPDISLRG; encoded by the exons ATGG ATGATTTGAAGAGctttcaagaattttatggttttttaaTAACCGAGGAAACCGTATTAGTTTTTCGCA ATCCAATGGACATTGAGATAATTGAAAACTACCGTTTGTATGCTGGCCCTTGCGATTCTGGGTCAAATGAAGGGAACTGCAAGTTTGGAAGAGGATTACTAAACCAAAAA GTGCAGTCAAGAAACGTTGTAGGCGATGCACTAGAAGTGTGGAAAATCGAAAATGTTACAATAACGCAGTATTTGAAGCCAATCTGCTTGTGGAACAGCAATAATCTGCAAGATTCCTCTTACGATTCTTTCGTCTTCACTCAAGCAGAC aggaaattgaaaactgCAACACTTTTGCCACGTGCACCCCTTGCCAGATGCTCCATGGATTGGAAAAGAGGACGCATTCGCAATAGATATACGGTTTACCGGATTTTACCGAAGTTAGATAATATGCAGTCTACTGATTATAAAGATTCAG AGTTTGGAGCGAAGGAAAGCTACGAAGGTTGCGGAAAGGTTGATTGGGAGAGAAGGGGAGGCCGCCAGAGACGGGATGGCTTGCCAATCCCTTACGTGCACCACGGCACAAATGCCCCAATTGAGGAAAATCCGTGGCACGTGAGCCTGACGATAAACATGCCAACTACTGATACTCTCTACGACGCCTGCGGTGGCACACTGGTGTCTAAAAGAGTAATAGTGACTG cTGCTCACTGCATGTATGGTCCTACTGGTACACGATATGAACCGGAATGGCTGGAGATTACCCTGGGGATGTATGATGTACGGGACAATACTGAAAACGGGCGGCAGATAGTGCag gcaGCTTCAGTTGTAATTCATCCCGGATATAACAATGACAGAAAAGATTGGCAACACGACTTGGCTTTGATAATCCTGGATGAAAAAGGCAATAATAGTATACAGCTCTCTGATCGAGTGAAGCCAGTCTGCTTGTGGAATAGTGATTATGACTTTGACAAAATTGTCGGAAAAGATGGAAAA GTCACTGGATTTGGTCTCACAAAAGACTATTTGCAAGCAACAATCCTTCAGAAAGCGTTTTTACGGATTGTTTCACACAACGAGTGCTTCTTTTCGAATAAAAGGTTCTTCTCGAAGCATCTCAGGCCAACACAAAACTTTTGCGCTGGATATCCTCTTACTG GTACAAATGTTTGTGTTGGGGACAGCGGCGGCGGACTGCTCATTGGGGACGCCACCTCGATCAGCGACAAGCGATTCTACTTGCGAGGCGTCGTTAGTTTCGGTCCGAGCCGAACTATGGAGATAAATAATGATACGAAACATGTTTGTAATACAAATCAATTCTCCTTGTTTGTTGACATCACTAGTTACATCGAATGGATTGTGCAAAACAGTCCCGACATTTCACTGCGTCATGGAATCGGTCTCaatggaatgaaaaaaattgttgctctgATGGCACCGATTCCAAAATTAGCGACAAAGATAG AATTTGGAGCGGAAGAAAGCTACGAAGGTTGCGGAAAGGTTACTTGGACAAGAAGGAGAGGCCGCCGGAGACGGGATGACTTACCAATTTCCTTAATGCACCACGGCACAAACGCCCCAATCGAGGAGAATCCCTGGCACGTGAGCCTGACGATCAACTTTCCAACAACTGATCCCCTCTTCGACATCTGCGGTGGCACATTGGTGTCTAAGAGAGTAATAGTGACTG ctgCCCACTGCATGTATAGTCCTACTGGTACACGATATGAAACGGAATGGCTGGAGATCACCCTGGGGATGTATGATATAGAAGACACTACTAGAAACAGAAGTCAAACAGtcaag GCTGCTTCAGTTGTAATTCATCCCGGATACCACAGCGATAGGAATGATTGGCAAGACGACTTGGCTTTGATAATCCTGGATGAAAAAGGCAATGAGAGCATAAAGCTCTCTGGTCGAGTGAGGCCAGCCTGCTTGTGGAACAGTGATTATGACTTTGACAAAATTGCCGGGCAAGATGGAAAA GTTGTTGGATATGGTCTCACAGCAAACCATTCGCAAGAAACATTGATCCTTCAGAAAGCGATTGTACGGATTGCGTCAAAAAACGAGTGCTTCCTTTCGAATAAAGAGTTCTTCTCGAAGTATCTGAGGCCAACACAAAACTTTTGCGCTGCATTTCATTATAATG GGACCAAAGTTTGCAATGGGGACAGAGGCGGCGGACTGCTCATTGCGAACGACACTTCAAGCAGCAGCGACAAGCGATTTTACTTGCGAGGCGTCCTTAGTTTCGGTCCCAGCCAAATTAAAAGGATTTATAATGTTCATGAACGTGTTTGTGAACCAAATCAATTCTCCTTGTTTGTTGACATCACTAGTTACATTGAATGGATTGTGCAAAACAGTCCTGACATATCACTGCGTGGTTGA
- the LOC135936674 gene encoding transmembrane protease serine 9-like isoform X1, with product MNIEWFILLLTTVATCEGALSTLLQRICYNERPALDAPVYSPGTENLSYEKCGLWDGNGDMPWTVIITIEGQDWNTSAGWIPDDLKSFQEFYGFLITEETVLVFRNPMDIEIIENYRLYAGPCDSGSNEGNCKFGRGLLNQKVQSRNVVGDALEVWKIENVTITQYLKPICLWNSNNLQDSSYDSFVFTQADRKLKTATLLPRAPLARCSMDWKRGRIRNRYTVYRILPKLDNMQSTDYKDSEFGAKESYEGCGKVDWERRGGRQRRDGLPIPYVHHGTNAPIEENPWHVSLTINMPTTDTLYDACGGTLVSKRVIVTAAHCMYGPTGTRYEPEWLEITLGMYDVRDNTENGRQIVQAASVVIHPGYNNDRKDWQHDLALIILDEKGNNSIQLSDRVKPVCLWNSDYDFDKIVGKDGKVTGFGLTKDYLQATILQKAFLRIVSHNECFFSNKRFFSKHLRPTQNFCAGYPLTGTNVCVGDSGGGLLIGDATSISDKRFYLRGVVSFGPSRTMEINNDTKHVCNTNQFSLFVDITSYIEWIVQNSPDISLRHGIGLNGMKKIVALMAPIPKLATKIEFGAEESYEGCGKVTWTRRRGRRRRDDLPISLMHHGTNAPIEENPWHVSLTINFPTTDPLFDICGGTLVSKRVIVTAAHCMYSPTGTRYETEWLEITLGMYDIEDTTRNRSQTVKAASVVIHPGYHSDRNDWQDDLALIILDEKGNESIKLSGRVRPACLWNSDYDFDKIAGQDGKVVGYGLTANHSQETLILQKAIVRIASKNECFLSNKEFFSKYLRPTQNFCAAFHYNGTKVCNGDRGGGLLIANDTSSSSDKRFYLRGVLSFGPSQIKRIYNVHERVCEPNQFSLFVDITSYIEWIVQNSPDISLRG from the exons ATGAACATAGAATGGTTCATTCTCCTGCTAACCACCGTTGCAACGTGCGAAGGAGCCCTTTCT aCTTTACTCCAACGGATCTGTTACAATGAAAGACCTGCTTTGGATGCACCAG TGTATTCACCTGGAACTGAGAATTTGAGCTATGAAAAATGTGGACTATGGGATGGTAATGGTGACATGCCATGGACTGTTATCATTACAATTGAAGGCCAGGATTGGAACACATCCGCCGGATGG ATTCCAGATGATTTGAAGAGctttcaagaattttatggttttttaaTAACCGAGGAAACCGTATTAGTTTTTCGCA ATCCAATGGACATTGAGATAATTGAAAACTACCGTTTGTATGCTGGCCCTTGCGATTCTGGGTCAAATGAAGGGAACTGCAAGTTTGGAAGAGGATTACTAAACCAAAAA GTGCAGTCAAGAAACGTTGTAGGCGATGCACTAGAAGTGTGGAAAATCGAAAATGTTACAATAACGCAGTATTTGAAGCCAATCTGCTTGTGGAACAGCAATAATCTGCAAGATTCCTCTTACGATTCTTTCGTCTTCACTCAAGCAGAC aggaaattgaaaactgCAACACTTTTGCCACGTGCACCCCTTGCCAGATGCTCCATGGATTGGAAAAGAGGACGCATTCGCAATAGATATACGGTTTACCGGATTTTACCGAAGTTAGATAATATGCAGTCTACTGATTATAAAGATTCAG AGTTTGGAGCGAAGGAAAGCTACGAAGGTTGCGGAAAGGTTGATTGGGAGAGAAGGGGAGGCCGCCAGAGACGGGATGGCTTGCCAATCCCTTACGTGCACCACGGCACAAATGCCCCAATTGAGGAAAATCCGTGGCACGTGAGCCTGACGATAAACATGCCAACTACTGATACTCTCTACGACGCCTGCGGTGGCACACTGGTGTCTAAAAGAGTAATAGTGACTG cTGCTCACTGCATGTATGGTCCTACTGGTACACGATATGAACCGGAATGGCTGGAGATTACCCTGGGGATGTATGATGTACGGGACAATACTGAAAACGGGCGGCAGATAGTGCag gcaGCTTCAGTTGTAATTCATCCCGGATATAACAATGACAGAAAAGATTGGCAACACGACTTGGCTTTGATAATCCTGGATGAAAAAGGCAATAATAGTATACAGCTCTCTGATCGAGTGAAGCCAGTCTGCTTGTGGAATAGTGATTATGACTTTGACAAAATTGTCGGAAAAGATGGAAAA GTCACTGGATTTGGTCTCACAAAAGACTATTTGCAAGCAACAATCCTTCAGAAAGCGTTTTTACGGATTGTTTCACACAACGAGTGCTTCTTTTCGAATAAAAGGTTCTTCTCGAAGCATCTCAGGCCAACACAAAACTTTTGCGCTGGATATCCTCTTACTG GTACAAATGTTTGTGTTGGGGACAGCGGCGGCGGACTGCTCATTGGGGACGCCACCTCGATCAGCGACAAGCGATTCTACTTGCGAGGCGTCGTTAGTTTCGGTCCGAGCCGAACTATGGAGATAAATAATGATACGAAACATGTTTGTAATACAAATCAATTCTCCTTGTTTGTTGACATCACTAGTTACATCGAATGGATTGTGCAAAACAGTCCCGACATTTCACTGCGTCATGGAATCGGTCTCaatggaatgaaaaaaattgttgctctgATGGCACCGATTCCAAAATTAGCGACAAAGATAG AATTTGGAGCGGAAGAAAGCTACGAAGGTTGCGGAAAGGTTACTTGGACAAGAAGGAGAGGCCGCCGGAGACGGGATGACTTACCAATTTCCTTAATGCACCACGGCACAAACGCCCCAATCGAGGAGAATCCCTGGCACGTGAGCCTGACGATCAACTTTCCAACAACTGATCCCCTCTTCGACATCTGCGGTGGCACATTGGTGTCTAAGAGAGTAATAGTGACTG ctgCCCACTGCATGTATAGTCCTACTGGTACACGATATGAAACGGAATGGCTGGAGATCACCCTGGGGATGTATGATATAGAAGACACTACTAGAAACAGAAGTCAAACAGtcaag GCTGCTTCAGTTGTAATTCATCCCGGATACCACAGCGATAGGAATGATTGGCAAGACGACTTGGCTTTGATAATCCTGGATGAAAAAGGCAATGAGAGCATAAAGCTCTCTGGTCGAGTGAGGCCAGCCTGCTTGTGGAACAGTGATTATGACTTTGACAAAATTGCCGGGCAAGATGGAAAA GTTGTTGGATATGGTCTCACAGCAAACCATTCGCAAGAAACATTGATCCTTCAGAAAGCGATTGTACGGATTGCGTCAAAAAACGAGTGCTTCCTTTCGAATAAAGAGTTCTTCTCGAAGTATCTGAGGCCAACACAAAACTTTTGCGCTGCATTTCATTATAATG GGACCAAAGTTTGCAATGGGGACAGAGGCGGCGGACTGCTCATTGCGAACGACACTTCAAGCAGCAGCGACAAGCGATTTTACTTGCGAGGCGTCCTTAGTTTCGGTCCCAGCCAAATTAAAAGGATTTATAATGTTCATGAACGTGTTTGTGAACCAAATCAATTCTCCTTGTTTGTTGACATCACTAGTTACATTGAATGGATTGTGCAAAACAGTCCTGACATATCACTGCGTGGTTGA